The DNA segment CTTCCGGCAAGTGCTTCGCGGCCGGCGTGCGCCGACAATTCATGCCGCAATAGGTGCGCAATGCGGTGAAACCGGAATGCATTTCCGCCGCCAGCGAGCGCGCCAACGCCCGTTCGGCAAAATCGTCCGGCCAGCCCTGGGTTTGCGGGAAGCGTTCGGCCAGATACTCCAGAATGGCTAACGAATCCCAAACCCGCAGTTCGCCGTCCAGCAATACCGGGACTTTGCCGGACGGTGAGTATTGCAGGATTTTGGCTTTGGATTCTTCCTGGTACAGCGGAATCCGGATCTCTTCGAACTCGATATCGTGGTGTTTCAAATAAAACCAGGGCCGGAACGACCAGGACGAGTAATTTTTATTGCCGATAACCAGACTCAAACTCATATCGATAAGCTCCCGTGTATCAAGATTCCAATGATGCGCCGCGGGCCGCGGCCGCCGGGTCGCAATAATGCGCCATGACCCGGCAAATTTTACCGGCGGCGTCGATTTCCATCGTTTCCGCCGCCAGCAGGTCGTTCACGCTACGGTACAACAAGGTGACGCTACCGACACCCGGCAGGACCTGCAATAGCGTGAAATGCAATTCGGGGAATTTGGCCAGACCCTGGGCAAAATAGGCTGCCAAAGCCG comes from the Methylomonas sp. EFPC3 genome and includes:
- a CDS encoding nuclear transport factor 2 family protein, with protein sequence MLTQPQADKLADAWLQAWNSRDLAQIMEHYADAIEFRSPFIVKLMDIADGSLRGKPALAAYFAQGLAKFPELHFTLLQVLPGVGSVTLLYRSVNDLLAAETMEIDAAGKICRVMAHYCDPAAAARGASLES
- a CDS encoding glutathione S-transferase family protein encodes the protein MSLSLVIGNKNYSSWSFRPWFYLKHHDIEFEEIRIPLYQEESKAKILQYSPSGKVPVLLDGELRVWDSLAILEYLAERFPQTQGWPDDFAERALARSLAAEMHSGFTALRTYCGMNCRRTPAAKHLPEGVQPDIDRIGEIWQQCRRRHGKDGAWLFGRFGIVDAMYAPVAFRFHTYQLVTNPDAEAYVQTVLHSPEAQAWIEAGKQESEVISAFE